One genomic window of Roseobacter ponti includes the following:
- a CDS encoding GFA family protein, with protein sequence MTETAALTGHCLCGAVEITVSGGHDPRPGICHCRMCQRWSGGVFMCFEAQPDAVTVTGDVARYASSDFAERAFCPICGSNLWMRNTDDADASYELMPGLFDAARDWPLRSEIYTDDAMAAARIGGDHPKATRAEYEAKNNFVRGDAG encoded by the coding sequence ATGACTGAAACAGCCGCCCTCACCGGGCACTGCCTGTGCGGTGCCGTCGAAATAACCGTTTCGGGCGGGCATGACCCGCGCCCGGGCATCTGCCATTGTCGCATGTGCCAGCGGTGGTCGGGCGGTGTGTTCATGTGTTTCGAAGCGCAGCCCGACGCGGTGACAGTGACCGGCGATGTGGCGCGCTATGCCTCGTCGGATTTCGCGGAGCGGGCGTTCTGCCCGATCTGCGGATCAAACCTGTGGATGCGCAATACAGATGACGCGGACGCGTCCTATGAGCTGATGCCCGGGCTTTTTGATGCGGCCCGCGACTGGCCGCTGAGGTCTGAGATATACACCGATGATGCCATGGCCGCAGCCCGGATCGGGGGCGATCACCCGAAAGCCACGCGCGCCGAATATGAAGCAAAGAACAATTTCGTCAGAGGAGATGCCGGATGA
- a CDS encoding GFA family protein produces the protein MSDKKLLNGRCLCGAVTVSVQSDDPRLRACHCDMCRRHTSAMFMSVDADPATLTVEGPAQSYVSSDWAERGFCGTCGSTLWYGTTHDGVRHLAAGLFDDAAGGRLTLEFFSDRCPTGYALAGDHRRLSTEETIEMFTEADATDD, from the coding sequence ATGAGTGACAAAAAGCTTCTCAACGGGCGCTGTCTTTGTGGCGCGGTCACGGTCTCGGTGCAGTCTGACGATCCGCGTCTGCGTGCCTGTCACTGTGACATGTGCCGCCGGCATACCAGCGCCATGTTCATGTCGGTCGATGCGGATCCTGCGACACTGACTGTCGAAGGGCCTGCGCAGAGCTATGTCTCGTCGGACTGGGCCGAGCGGGGGTTCTGCGGGACCTGCGGATCGACGCTCTGGTACGGCACGACACATGACGGGGTGCGCCACCTTGCGGCGGGGCTTTTTGACGATGCAGCGGGCGGCCGGTTGACGCTGGAGTTTTTCAGCGACCGCTGCCCCACAGGATATGCGCTGGCCGGCGATCATCGCCGCCTGAGCACGGAAGAGACGATAGAAATGTTCACCGAAGCGGATGCGACAGATGACTGA